TCATTATTCATTATTGCTTTAACAAAAGTAAGGACTGTTCATTTTGAGAGCCTGGCAAGGGGATTTGATACTCAGGCAGAAGAAAGTTCTTCCTTGCGCCGTATCCAACGATTTATCTCATCCTATTCTCTTGATTCTGATTTAATCGCAAAATTAATTTTCAGTTTATTGCCCCACAAAGAACGATTAACACTTTCTATTGACAGAACCAATTGGAAGTTTGGCAAAACAGACATAAACATCTTTATGCTTGGCATAGTGTATCAGGGAGTAGCCTTTCCATTATTGTTCAGTATGTTAAAAAAACGGGGTAATTCCAATTCGCAGGAAAGGATAAACCTGATTGAACGATACATCAACCTTTTTGGAAAAGGTACGATAGAATGTATTGTTGCAGACCGGGAATTTGTTGGTGAAAAATGGCTTAAGTATCTTAACAATAATAACCTGCACTATTATATTCGTATCAGAAATAATTTTAAAGTTTTTGTTCCCAGAAAGAATAAAACCATTAAGGCATTTTGGTTATTCAATGCATTCAGGATAAATGAGTTTGTATATTACCCCAACATTGTAGAAGTAAACGGACAGTTGTGCTATTTGTCCGGAAGCAAATTACATAACGGAGAATATCTAATTCTGGTATCATTTACCAAACCGGAAAAGGCTGATGATTACTATAAACAACGATGGCAAATAGAAATGACCTTTAAAGCCATGAAATCAAGCGGTTTCGATATTGAAAAAACACACCTTTCAGATATCAAAAGAATTGAAAAACTCGTCTTGTTGATTATGGTTGCTTTTGTCTGGGTTTACAAAGTGGGTATTCATATCCATCAAAATATCAAACCGATTAAAATTAAAAAACACGGTAGAAAAGCAAAAACAATCTTTAAAACAGGTCTCGACTTTATTACAAAATGCTTTCTTAATGATAGTTAT
The sequence above is drawn from the Candidatus Sulfidibacterium hydrothermale genome and encodes:
- a CDS encoding IS4 family transposase gives rise to the protein MKNTNVSSKDSHLVSVLKEHFEGRLNLARIKFISLFIIALTKVRTVHFESLARGFDTQAEESSSLRRIQRFISSYSLDSDLIAKLIFSLLPHKERLTLSIDRTNWKFGKTDINIFMLGIVYQGVAFPLLFSMLKKRGNSNSQERINLIERYINLFGKGTIECIVADREFVGEKWLKYLNNNNLHYYIRIRNNFKVFVPRKNKTIKAFWLFNAFRINEFVYYPNIVEVNGQLCYLSGSKLHNGEYLILVSFTKPEKADDYYKQRWQIEMTFKAMKSSGFDIEKTHLSDIKRIEKLVLLIMVAFVWVYKVGIHIHQNIKPIKIKKHGRKAKTIFKTGLDFITKCFLNDSYTPEFNIFQFLSCT